Proteins from a genomic interval of Terriglobia bacterium:
- a CDS encoding Nramp family divalent metal transporter gives MKRWAKRQRIRILLILAVVGPGFITANVDNDAGGILTYSQAGAQFGYSLLWTIIPTMIALIVVQEMASRMGAVTGKGLSDLIREEFGFRITFFMMLALIVINFGNILSEFAGIASSLELFHASKYVTVPVSAAFVWLIVVKGSYKSVEKVFLMASFFYIAYIIAGVLAKPHWIQAVTSTLTPPHSNVWSSQAYLYMTIGVIGTTIAPWMQFYLQASIVEKGVTVRQYRTSRLDVISGCVFAVVVAWFIVVACAATMHVHGVRNIETAAQAAIALRPLAGQYAYLLFAAGLFNASLFAASILPISTAYSVCEGLGFESGVGKKFREAPVFYWLYTVLIVAGAGVILVPNFPYIKVILFSQVLNGIALPFVLVFMVLLINKRELMGSYVNSRFYNVVVWATTAVLIILTAAWFLTLRKP, from the coding sequence ATGAAACGATGGGCGAAGCGGCAGCGAATTCGGATCCTGCTCATCCTGGCGGTAGTAGGACCGGGATTCATCACGGCGAACGTGGACAACGACGCCGGCGGAATCCTCACCTACTCGCAGGCAGGGGCGCAGTTCGGCTACTCGCTGCTGTGGACCATCATTCCCACCATGATTGCGCTCATCGTGGTGCAGGAAATGGCGTCGCGCATGGGCGCGGTCACCGGCAAAGGGCTCAGCGACCTGATCCGGGAAGAGTTCGGCTTCCGCATCACGTTTTTCATGATGCTGGCGCTGATCGTCATTAACTTCGGCAACATTCTCAGTGAATTTGCCGGCATCGCCAGCAGCCTGGAACTGTTCCATGCCAGCAAGTACGTCACCGTGCCGGTGAGCGCGGCGTTCGTGTGGCTGATCGTGGTCAAGGGCAGTTACAAGAGCGTCGAAAAAGTATTCCTGATGGCGTCGTTTTTTTACATCGCCTACATCATTGCGGGCGTGCTCGCGAAGCCCCACTGGATCCAGGCGGTGACGAGCACGCTAACACCGCCGCATAGCAATGTATGGTCGTCGCAGGCTTACTTGTACATGACGATTGGCGTAATCGGCACCACGATCGCTCCCTGGATGCAGTTTTACCTGCAGGCTTCCATCGTGGAAAAGGGCGTGACTGTGCGCCAGTACCGCACCTCGCGGCTGGACGTGATCTCGGGCTGTGTGTTCGCGGTGGTGGTCGCATGGTTTATCGTGGTCGCCTGCGCCGCCACCATGCACGTGCATGGCGTGCGCAATATCGAGACCGCCGCGCAAGCCGCCATCGCACTTCGTCCGCTCGCCGGACAGTACGCTTACCTGCTGTTCGCCGCCGGACTGTTTAACGCCTCGCTGTTTGCCGCCTCCATCTTGCCGATCTCAACCGCCTATTCGGTTTGTGAGGGCCTGGGATTCGAGTCGGGAGTGGGGAAGAAGTTTCGCGAAGCGCCGGTCTTCTACTGGCTCTACACGGTGTTGATCGTAGCCGGGGCCGGGGTCATCCTGGTTCCGAATTTTCCCTACATCAAGGTCATCCTGTTCTCGCAGGTGCTGAACGGGATCGCACTGCCGTTCGTGCTGGTGTTCATGGTGCTGCTGATCAACAAGCGCGAGCTCATGGGGAGCTACGTCAATTCGCGTTTTTATAACGTGGTAGTGTGGGCGACCACGGCGGTGCTGATCATCCTGACCGCCGCCTGGTTCTTGACCCTGCGCAAGCCGTAG
- a CDS encoding glycosyltransferase family 39 protein, giving the protein MRRWAPLFLLLLSAAVYLGAASRPALLDDADASHALVSREMLQRGDYVVMFLNGVRYLQKAPIHYWMVALDYKIFGQTEFATRLPVALAMIGLTLMAFEFGRRFFSERAGLYAGLATATSVGMFMFTRIMIPEAIYALEFTAIFYLFLRGWTGSLRPRSAYWGVAVLTGCAVLTRGLIGVLFPVGTIVGFIILTRGWKRWRELHVVSGTLIFLAIAVPWHVIAELRAPGFLWSYFINEHVKRALGTRWPPDYDATPLPIWWAAHLAWFFPWSLFLPLAIKQFPSPRTWWKQMTVEAQARLLLFIWFGLVFIFFSLVVGSRMEYYAFGGWPAVTILIGLGMARAEERCDKWLPRLQAVLAAIGLALGGVLTWAVWQAARVRATGDISTLLKTHPNDFYRLSMGHLFDLTPQAFADLRTPALIAAACFSAGFVATWLVGRTRRVMTSAVVLGVTMAVFIFAANLAYGVFEPHMSSRPLAVAILKHLRTGDQIAVYGEFDPASSVSFYTHRQLLIWNGRYNNLELGSHYPDAPRIFFTDQTFPAMWMGPLRMFLVVPQEQRAAAYQRLPKDHTWLLMESGGKAVYVNHPLTPGQPSLAQSQVASN; this is encoded by the coding sequence TTGCGCCGTTGGGCGCCGCTGTTCCTGCTGCTGCTCTCCGCTGCGGTCTATCTGGGCGCGGCGTCGCGCCCCGCGCTGCTCGATGACGCCGATGCCTCCCATGCCCTGGTCTCCCGCGAGATGTTACAGCGCGGCGACTACGTCGTCATGTTCCTCAACGGGGTTCGCTACCTGCAGAAAGCGCCGATCCATTACTGGATGGTCGCGCTCGACTACAAAATCTTCGGCCAGACCGAATTCGCCACCCGGCTGCCGGTTGCACTGGCGATGATCGGCCTCACCCTGATGGCCTTTGAATTCGGGCGCCGGTTCTTCAGCGAACGCGCCGGGCTTTACGCCGGGCTGGCCACCGCCACCAGCGTCGGCATGTTCATGTTCACCCGCATCATGATCCCCGAGGCGATCTATGCCTTGGAGTTCACCGCCATCTTCTATTTATTCTTGCGCGGCTGGACGGGATCGTTGCGGCCGCGCAGCGCCTACTGGGGCGTCGCTGTGCTCACGGGCTGCGCTGTCCTCACGCGCGGGCTGATCGGAGTGCTGTTTCCGGTCGGAACCATCGTCGGGTTCATCATCCTGACACGCGGATGGAAACGCTGGCGCGAGCTGCACGTGGTTTCCGGCACGCTGATCTTTCTTGCCATCGCGGTGCCGTGGCACGTCATCGCCGAGTTGCGCGCCCCGGGATTCCTCTGGTCCTACTTCATCAACGAGCACGTGAAGCGCGCCCTGGGCACGCGCTGGCCTCCGGACTACGACGCTACCCCGCTTCCCATCTGGTGGGCGGCGCACCTGGCGTGGTTTTTTCCGTGGAGCCTCTTTCTGCCGCTTGCCATCAAGCAGTTTCCGTCACCGCGGACCTGGTGGAAGCAAATGACGGTAGAAGCGCAAGCGCGGCTGCTGCTGTTCATCTGGTTCGGGTTGGTGTTCATTTTCTTCTCGCTGGTGGTCGGTTCGCGGATGGAGTACTACGCGTTCGGGGGATGGCCCGCGGTCACGATCCTGATCGGCCTCGGCATGGCGCGCGCGGAAGAGCGGTGCGACAAATGGCTGCCGCGCTTGCAGGCCGTGCTCGCCGCCATCGGCCTCGCGCTCGGCGGCGTTTTGACCTGGGCGGTCTGGCAGGCGGCGCGCGTCCGCGCCACCGGCGACATCTCAACCCTGCTGAAGACGCACCCCAACGATTTCTACCGCCTCAGCATGGGACACCTGTTCGACCTGACGCCCCAAGCCTTTGCCGACCTGCGCACGCCCGCGCTGATCGCCGCCGCCTGCTTTTCCGCCGGGTTCGTGGCCACCTGGCTGGTCGGCCGCACTCGCCGCGTGATGACCAGCGCGGTTGTGCTCGGCGTCACCATGGCGGTGTTCATCTTCGCCGCCAATCTCGCCTACGGCGTTTTCGAGCCGCACATGTCGTCGCGCCCGCTGGCGGTCGCCATTCTGAAACATTTGCGCACCGGCGATCAGATTGCCGTCTATGGCGAATTCGATCCCGCCTCGAGCGTGTCGTTCTATACCCATCGCCAGTTGTTGATCTGGAACGGCCGTTACAACAATCTGGAACTCGGCTCGCACTATCCCGATGCGCCCAGGATTTTCTTCACCGACCAGACGTTTCCCGCCATGTGGATGGGTCCGCTGCGCATGTTTCTCGTGGTGCCGCAGGAACAGCGCGCAGCCGCCTACCAGCGCCTGCCGAAAGATCACACCTGGCTGTTAATGGAGAGCGGGGGCAAAGCCGTGTACGTCAACCATCCCCTGACGCCCGGCCAGCCCTCGCTGGCGCAATCGCAGGTCGCCTCGAACTGA
- a CDS encoding Cof-type HAD-IIB family hydrolase: MKLNIRLIAIDIDGTLLDPQFQISDANLAALRRAHQAGIEILLVTGRRHMFAMPIAEALGFDLWLISSNGAVTKSSRGEHFFTDKLPATAARKLLRHMEEFRGNAVLTFEREGRGALVLERTDELHGSISRWMEKNEAYIERVTPLEAALVTDPIQAMFCGTVARMQQAQARLATAGMAHEITVLKTEYVARDLTIVDILNYGCSKGHALERWAHHRGIVRNLVMAIGDNYNDVEMLEFAGVPVIMGNACPELKQYGWIETAGNDQSGVAAAVEQALGMAAAAIKTE, encoded by the coding sequence GTGAAGCTGAACATCCGACTGATCGCCATCGACATTGATGGCACCCTGCTCGATCCCCAGTTCCAGATCTCCGATGCCAACCTCGCGGCGCTGCGGCGCGCGCACCAGGCCGGTATCGAGATCCTGCTGGTCACCGGACGCCGGCACATGTTTGCCATGCCGATCGCCGAGGCGCTGGGCTTCGACCTGTGGCTCATCAGCTCCAATGGCGCGGTCACCAAGTCCAGCCGCGGCGAGCATTTCTTCACCGACAAGCTGCCGGCAACGGCCGCGCGCAAGCTGCTCCGCCACATGGAAGAATTCCGCGGTAATGCGGTGTTGACGTTCGAACGCGAAGGCCGCGGCGCGCTGGTGTTGGAGCGGACCGATGAACTGCACGGCTCCATCAGCCGCTGGATGGAGAAAAACGAGGCCTACATCGAGCGCGTGACGCCGCTGGAGGCCGCCCTGGTCACCGATCCCATCCAGGCGATGTTCTGCGGCACGGTGGCGCGCATGCAGCAGGCGCAGGCGCGGCTCGCCACCGCCGGGATGGCCCACGAGATCACGGTCCTGAAAACCGAATATGTCGCCCGCGATCTCACCATCGTGGACATCCTCAATTACGGCTGCTCCAAGGGTCACGCCCTCGAGCGTTGGGCCCACCACCGGGGAATCGTTCGTAACCTAGTCATGGCCATCGGTGATAACTACAATGATGTAGAAATGCTTGAGTTTGCCGGCGTCCCGGTTATTATGGGCAACGCCTGCCCGGAATTGAAGCAGTATGGCTGGATAGAGACCGCAGGCAACGACCAGAGCGGCGTGGCGGCGGCGGTCGAGCAAGCGTTGGGCATGGCTGCGGCAGCGATTAAGACAGAATGA
- a CDS encoding DUF47 family protein — MVRLIPRETKFFELFENMASNVTEGARVLHGILQTFENVEVQVQRIKEIEHRGDDMTHSVMTKLNQTFITPFDREDIHRLASSLDDVLDFVNAAGQRLVLYKIRRAPSPAAALAGLIVRQSEELTKAVSLLEKNKHVLEHCVEINRLEDEADSVCREAIANLFEHEKDPIELIKMKELYEVLEMATDKAEDAANVLEAVVLKSA, encoded by the coding sequence ATGGTTCGCCTGATTCCCCGGGAAACCAAGTTCTTCGAACTGTTTGAAAACATGGCGAGTAACGTCACCGAGGGGGCGCGCGTGCTGCACGGGATCCTGCAGACTTTCGAGAACGTCGAAGTCCAGGTGCAGCGCATCAAGGAGATCGAGCACCGCGGCGACGACATGACCCATTCGGTCATGACCAAGCTGAACCAGACGTTCATCACCCCGTTCGATCGCGAGGACATCCACCGCCTGGCCTCGTCGCTGGATGATGTGCTCGATTTCGTCAATGCCGCCGGACAGCGCCTGGTGCTCTATAAAATCCGCCGTGCTCCGAGTCCGGCCGCTGCACTGGCCGGGTTGATCGTGCGCCAAAGCGAGGAGCTGACCAAGGCGGTCTCCCTGCTGGAGAAGAACAAGCACGTGCTGGAGCACTGCGTCGAGATTAACCGTTTGGAAGACGAGGCCGACAGCGTGTGCCGCGAAGCTATCGCCAACTTGTTTGAACACGAAAAGGACCCGATTGAGCTGATCAAGATGAAGGAACTGTATGAGGTGCTCGAAATGGCCACCGACAAGGCCGAAGACGCCGCCAACGTGCTGGAAGCCGTCGTCCTGAAGAGCGCCTGA
- the ribB gene encoding 3,4-dihydroxy-2-butanone-4-phosphate synthase yields MPPTSPFTDVPASIEEIRAGRMVVVVDDEDRENEGDLTLAAEKITPEAINFMAKFGRGLICLALTEERLDHLRIGPMTAENTSQFGTAFCEAIDAREGVTTGISAHDRARTIRVAIDPASRPGDLARPGHVFPLRARRGGVLVRAGQTEAAVDLARLAGMVPAGVICEIMNEDGTMSRVPDLVKFCALHHLKMLTVAELIRYRMQHERYVRRIGEALVPTRFGEFRMIAYESEVDGGESHIALLRGDVEHAAAPVLVRMHSHCLLGDVFGATWCGCHHVIEGAMQRIADEGLGALIYLHQGSQGFTREKLGDTTVLTFHREHRLPSLPESERKTQREIGIGAQILSDLNLSRIRLLTNHPRKVVALEGFGIEIVEQVAIPSSNAVTAG; encoded by the coding sequence ATGCCTCCCACCTCGCCATTTACCGACGTTCCGGCCTCGATTGAGGAGATCCGCGCCGGGCGCATGGTGGTGGTAGTGGACGACGAGGATCGCGAAAACGAAGGCGACCTCACCTTGGCCGCCGAGAAGATCACGCCTGAGGCGATCAATTTCATGGCCAAGTTCGGCCGCGGGCTCATCTGCCTGGCGCTCACCGAGGAGCGCCTCGACCACCTGCGCATCGGGCCCATGACGGCGGAGAACACCTCGCAATTCGGCACCGCGTTCTGCGAGGCGATTGATGCGCGCGAGGGTGTCACCACCGGCATCTCCGCTCACGATCGGGCGCGCACCATCCGCGTCGCCATCGATCCCGCCTCTCGTCCCGGCGACCTGGCGCGGCCCGGACATGTGTTCCCGCTGCGCGCGCGCCGCGGCGGCGTGCTGGTGCGCGCCGGCCAGACGGAAGCCGCGGTGGACCTGGCGCGGCTGGCCGGCATGGTCCCCGCCGGCGTGATCTGCGAAATCATGAATGAAGACGGCACCATGTCGCGCGTTCCCGACCTGGTGAAATTTTGCGCCCTGCACCATCTGAAAATGCTCACCGTCGCCGAACTCATCCGCTACCGCATGCAGCACGAGCGCTATGTGCGGCGCATCGGCGAGGCGCTGGTGCCGACGCGCTTTGGCGAGTTCCGCATGATCGCCTACGAGAGCGAGGTGGACGGCGGCGAGTCGCACATCGCGCTGCTGCGCGGCGACGTCGAGCATGCCGCCGCTCCCGTGCTCGTCCGCATGCACTCGCATTGCCTGCTGGGCGACGTCTTCGGCGCCACCTGGTGCGGATGTCACCACGTGATCGAGGGCGCGATGCAACGCATCGCCGATGAAGGGCTCGGCGCACTCATTTATCTGCATCAGGGTTCCCAGGGATTCACCCGCGAAAAGCTCGGCGACACCACGGTGCTGACGTTCCATCGCGAACATCGCCTGCCATCGCTGCCGGAGAGCGAGCGCAAGACGCAGCGCGAAATCGGCATCGGCGCGCAGATTCTTTCCGACCTCAACCTCAGCCGCATTCGCCTGCTCACCAACCATCCGCGGAAGGTGGTGGCGCTGGAGGGTTTCGGCATCGAAATTGTCGAGCAGGTCGCAATCCCGTCCTCCAACGCCGTCACCGCCGGCTAA
- a CDS encoding lytic transglycosylase domain-containing protein codes for MVYVAALRNGFSMRFDHRRIVEDTSRLYTTADENNYIDVPTAEIASLSQEPLPPPPAPAASPAAALDMKSVVANASDKHLIDADLIDSVIRAESGFNPKAVSPKGARGLMQLMPGTAAKLGVQNSFDAQANVDGGTRYLRQLLGLYNNDLAKALAAYNAGPQRVEQYHGVPPYRETRAYVSNVIRDFNRKKLAARKTQAKKSVPPKSAHAAAKPAVNPVPGS; via the coding sequence ATGGTGTATGTCGCCGCACTGCGCAACGGTTTCAGCATGCGCTTCGACCACCGCCGCATCGTCGAGGACACCTCGCGCCTGTACACCACCGCTGACGAGAACAACTACATCGATGTCCCCACCGCCGAGATCGCTTCCCTGTCGCAGGAACCACTGCCTCCCCCGCCCGCTCCCGCAGCCTCGCCCGCCGCTGCACTGGACATGAAGTCGGTAGTTGCCAACGCCAGCGACAAGCACCTGATCGACGCTGACCTGATTGACAGCGTCATTCGCGCCGAGAGCGGCTTCAATCCCAAGGCGGTATCGCCCAAGGGCGCGCGCGGCCTGATGCAGCTTATGCCCGGCACCGCGGCGAAACTCGGGGTACAGAATTCCTTCGATGCCCAGGCCAACGTGGACGGCGGCACGCGCTACTTGCGCCAGTTGCTGGGTCTCTACAACAATGATCTTGCCAAGGCGCTGGCCGCCTACAATGCCGGCCCGCAAAGGGTGGAGCAGTACCACGGCGTTCCTCCCTATCGCGAGACCCGCGCCTACGTTTCCAACGTGATTCGCGATTTCAACCGCAAGAAGCTGGCCGCGCGCAAAACTCAGGCGAAGAAATCCGTACCGCCGAAGTCTGCCCACGCCGCCGCCAAACCAGCCGTGAACCCCGTTCCGGGCTCCTGA
- a CDS encoding inorganic phosphate transporter, which translates to MVGVTVLFALAFDFLNGFHDAANSIATVVSTRVLSPKLAVVWAAFFNFAAAFFLGTAVAHTIGKGMIQLDIVTQYVVLAGLMGAIVWDLLTWLLGLPTSSSHALIGGYAGSAMARAWVLTGDFHRTVGVIIPSGWTKTLVFIVVAPFMGLFLGFGFMVAVSWIFHRKAPRQVDGWFRRLQLLSAAAYSLGHGGNDAQKTMGIVAGALYTAGIMTKADMTGSWGKFKWPIILAAHAAISAGTYFGGWRIVHTMGSKITKLKPVGGFCAEAAGAITLFGTALAGIPVSTTHTITGAIVGVGSTQRLSAVRWGVARRIVWAWVLTIPASAGVAALTFWLIRLFHPGA; encoded by the coding sequence CTGGTCGGTGTCACGGTTCTGTTTGCGCTCGCGTTCGATTTTCTGAACGGTTTTCACGACGCCGCCAACAGCATCGCCACCGTGGTTTCCACCCGCGTGCTTTCCCCCAAGCTGGCCGTGGTCTGGGCCGCGTTCTTCAATTTCGCCGCCGCCTTCTTTCTCGGCACCGCCGTCGCGCACACCATCGGCAAAGGCATGATCCAGCTCGACATTGTCACCCAATACGTGGTGCTCGCCGGGCTGATGGGCGCCATCGTCTGGGACTTGCTGACCTGGTTGTTGGGCCTCCCGACCTCCTCCTCGCACGCCTTGATCGGCGGCTATGCCGGGTCCGCCATGGCGCGCGCCTGGGTGTTGACCGGCGATTTTCACCGCACGGTGGGGGTGATCATTCCCAGCGGCTGGACCAAGACCCTGGTGTTCATCGTCGTGGCGCCGTTCATGGGACTGTTCCTCGGCTTCGGATTCATGGTCGCCGTTTCGTGGATTTTCCACCGCAAAGCACCGCGCCAGGTGGACGGCTGGTTTCGCCGCCTGCAATTGCTTTCCGCCGCCGCCTACAGCCTCGGCCACGGCGGTAACGACGCGCAGAAAACCATGGGTATCGTCGCCGGCGCGCTGTACACCGCCGGCATCATGACCAAGGCCGATATGACAGGGAGCTGGGGCAAGTTCAAGTGGCCCATCATCCTGGCCGCCCATGCCGCCATCTCCGCCGGTACCTACTTTGGGGGATGGCGCATCGTGCACACTATGGGCTCGAAGATCACCAAGCTGAAACCCGTGGGCGGCTTCTGCGCCGAAGCCGCCGGCGCCATCACTTTGTTCGGAACCGCGCTCGCCGGCATTCCCGTCAGCACCACGCACACCATCACCGGCGCAATTGTCGGCGTCGGATCCACCCAGCGACTTTCCGCGGTGCGCTGGGGCGTGGCGCGCCGCATCGTGTGGGCATGGGTCCTCACCATCCCGGCTTCGGCCGGCGTTGCGGCGCTCACCTTCTGGCTGATCCGGCTGTTTCACCCCGGCGCGTGA